The region AGCCAGCCGCGGGGCCGCACCGGCGGGAAGAGCGTGGTGGCGTGATAGGCGATGTCGGCCTCGCCCGCGGGCCGCCCGGCCGCCCGGGCGAAGTCGCGGAACGCCGAGCCGTCGAGGACGGGCCGGCAGGCGCCGCCCTCCCGGACCATCATGAGACGCGCGTCGAGGAGGTAGCGCGCCCAGTCGTCCGCCGGGTCGTCCCCCGGGTCATCCGCCAGGTCGCCGCCGCCGTTCAGGCGCTGGGCGACAGGAGCGGTCCTGGTCGGATCGAGGCGGCTCCACACCGCCTGGCGCCCGGAGGCCCACCCACCGGCGGGCGAGTTGGCGAAGGCGGCCACGAGCACCGGGCCGAGCGCGTGGGCGCGGTCCCAGCGAGCCCGCGGATCGTCGCCGACGTCCAGGTTGACCTGGATCGAGGCCGTCGAGCACATCATCGCCGGTCCGTACGGGCGGCCCAGGAAGGCGTCCATCGCCTCGTACCTCGGCTCGGTCAGCTGCCGGACGGGCGGACGGAGCACGTCGAGGCCGCGGTTGCCCAGCCGCAGCCCGGCCCGGGCGAGCGCGAGCCGCACGGCCTCGACGTCGGCGGTGAGCTTGGTGATCGCGGCGGGCAGGACGTCCGGCGGGGCCGACAGTTCGAGCTGGCCGCCCGGCTCGAAGGTCACCTTGCTGCCGCCCGGGAGCGGCGGGAGCGCGTCCTCGGTCCGGGCGACCGGGACCGGCCTCGCCGGGTCCATCGCGTCGAACACCAGGAACTCCAGCTCGACGCCCAAACGGTTCGACGTGACTCCGCGGAAGCAGTCCCGAGCGTACCCCTGCACGTCGGTCATCCGCCCCCCTCGCCTCACACGACCCGCCGCACACGACGGGCCTCACACGACTCGGTGGTGCCGAGTCAACTTTCCCCGTAAATGCGTGTTTGAACCCGAGCCCTACCGAGGCGGGCCCGCTCGGCCGAGGGGCCCTTCTCCGGGGTGCCGGTAGCGTAGGTGTCCATGACAGCTATGGACTCCACCTCTGGTGCGTACGGCATCGGCCTGGCCACGATCGCCGCGGACGGCACCGTGCTCGACACCTGGTTCCCCTTCCCGGCGCTGGGCGAGCCCCCGGCCGTGGGCACCGAGCCGATCTCCCACGAGGACCTGGGTGAGGGCATGGCGGAGCTCGTCGGCCCCGACCCCGCCCGCGGCGTCGAGGTCGTGGCCGTGCGCACCGGCATCGCCGATCTGGCGGCTCCGCCGGCCGACGCGCACGACGCGTACCTGCGCCTGCACCTGCTGTCCCACCGCCTGGTCCGGCCGCGCGCGCTCAACCTCGACGGGATCTTCGGGCTGCTGGCGAACGTCGTGTGGACCAGCCACGGCCCGTGCCGGGTCGAGGGCTTCGAGGAGGTGCGGCTGCGCCTCCGGGCCCGCGGCCCGGTGACCGTGTACGGCGTGGACAAGTTCCCCCGGATGGTCGACTACGTGCTGCCCGCGGGAGTGCGGATCGCCGACGCCGACCGCGTACGGCTCGGCGCGCACCTGGCGAGCGGCACCACCGTCATGCACGAGGGCTTCGTCAACTACAACGCCGGCACGCTCGGCGCATCGATGGTGGAGGGCCGGATCTCCGCCGGGGTCGTCGTGGGCGACGGCTCCGACGTGGGCGGTGGCGCCTCGATCATGGGGACGCTGTCCGGCGGCGGCAAGGAGGTCATCTCGATCGGCGAGCGGTGCCTGCTCGGGGCCAACTCCGGCATCGGCATCTCGCTGGGCGACGACTGCGTGGTGGAGGCCGGGCTGTACGTCACGGCGGGCACCAAGGTCGCCCTCCCGGACGGGCAGGTCGTGAAGGCCAGGGAGCTGTCGGGCAAGTCGGGCCTGCTGCTGCGCCGCAACTCGACGACCGGGGCCGTCGAGGCGGTGGCCAGGGACAGCAGGGGCATCGAGCTCAACGCCGCGCTGCACGCGAACGACTGATCTCCCCTACTGTGCCCCACGCGCGGCGCACCCTGAGATGTCCCTGAGTCGGCCCTGAACTTGGCCTTCGGCCCTGTGAGCGGGGGGAGTGCGGCCCGTACCGTGAAGGCATGGGACGCATTCTCCTCATCGCAGCAGCCGTCGTCGTCGGGTTCTTCCTCCTCGGCTCCGTGATCGGGCTCATCTTCGGCGCGCTGAAGTGGGTCCTGATCATCGGCGCGATCGCCCTGATCGTGTCGGTCGTGTTCAAGCTCACCCGGAGCAGCGGGTCGGGCCACTACACCTGACCTGCGCAGTACACACAGAAGCAGTACACACAGAAGGGGCGGGCCCCGTCGCGATCGCGACGGGGCCCGCCTTCTTGTGCGCCTACGCGGTTCCTCGGGTTACGAGAGCGGCGGGTAGGCGTTCTGCATGAGCTGCTGGAACTGGGCGGAGAACCAGTGGCCCGAGACGGGGGCGCCGCCGAGAGCACCGGACATGTTGTTGCCGTTCAGCGAGTTACCCGTGTAGGTCGGGTCACACATCCGGTCGAAGCCCTTGCCCTCGTTGTTGTTGATGGCGGAGCTGGAGCCGTCGGACTCACCCGGGGGCTTGATCCAGACGTAGGCGTCGAGACCGGAGGCGGGGGCCGCCTTCGGCCGCTCGCCCATGCCGGCGCCGGACTGGTTGCACCAGTTGCCGGCGTGGACCCGGCGGTCGACGCGGGACTCGTTGACGAAGGTGTCCACGTTGGTGGACGTGCTCGTCTTGGTCGGACGGGCCGAGCCGCCCCAGCCGTTGCGGGAGGTGTCGATCAGCATGCCCAGCGTGTTCGGGAAGCCCTTCGCCACCAGGGCGTTCCGGAGACCGACCGCGAAGGACTGCTCGTCCACGTAGTAGTTCCAGTCGACCCACTTGGACTGACGCACCGACTGGCCGTTCACGGTGGAGTTGATGGTGAAGTACGGCTCGACCGTCGCGGAGAAGTTGGCGGTGTTCACGATGAACCCGTCGACGCTGTTCACGCCCGCGGTGGTGCCGGCCGCGACCTGCTGGAAGAGGGTCACCATCGGGCCGAAGTTGCTGTCCCAGCCGAGCCAGGCGTGGTGCGCCGCGTCCACGTAGGTGTAGACGTTCCGGATCGCGTGCAGCTTGTTCAGCGCGTACTGCACGCCCTGGACGTAGGCGCCCGAGGACTGGGCCTCCTGGCACGCCTGGAACGCGCTCACGTTGGTGATCAGGTTCGGCAGCGAGTCGGGCTCGACGATCGTCACGATGCGGAGGTTCGAGTACTTCGAGTCGGCCATGATCCCGGCGATCACGTCGATGTACTCCGACTTGTACCGCGCGAGACCGTTGTTGGCGATCTTCAGCTCGCCGTTGGAGGAGAGCGCCGAGCAGTCACGGTTCGGCAGGTCGTAGATGACGACCTGGATCGTGAGAGGCGCGCTGCCGTTGGCCGCGTCCTGCCTGACCGCCTCGTCGAGGTGGTCACGCAGGCCCATGCTGTTGTTGCCGGCCGAGCCGGAGCTGATCGCGGCGATCTGGTCCAGCCAGACCGCCGTGGAGGTGTTGGCGATCCGCGAACCGCCGGGCTCGTTCGACGCGCTCCGCGACCAGTCCGGGTTCACGTAACCCGTGGCGCCGGCGTACGGGTTGTCCACGTGGGTCCCGGCCGGCGGCGGCGACTGCGACGGGGACTGCGAGGGGGACTGCGAGGGGGACGGAGACGGCGTCCGCGAGGGCGACTGCGAGGGGGACGGGGACGGCGACTGGGACGGCGACTGCGACGGGGACGGGGACGGCGTCCGCGAGGGCGACTGCGACGGCGAGGGCGACGGCGACTGCGGGGTGCCGTTGCAGGACACGCCGTTGACCTTGAAGTCGGTCGGCTTCGGGTTGCTGCTGGTCCAGGTGCCGTTGAAGCCGATGTTGGTGGACGCGCCGGTCGCGAGCGACTTGTTCCAGTCGAGCGCGGTCGCGGTCACGTTGCTGCCGGACTGGCTCCAGTTCGCCGACCAGCCCTGGGCGACCTTCTGGCCGCTGTTGGGGAACGTGAACGTGAGCGTCCAGTTGCTGAGGGCGTCACCGAGGTTCTGGATGGTGATGTTGGCGGACATGCCGCCCTGCCACTCGCTGGCGTCGTACGTGACTTTGCACGAGACCGCGGCATTCGCCGAAGTGGCGGTGGCCACGGCCGCCGTGGAGCCGATCGCGAGCACGGCCGCCGCGACCAGGCCGCGGCGCACCGTGGAGCTCACGGCTCCCGGTCGGGGGGTGGATCTCATTGGGAAGGTCCTCCTGGCGGTGGTTACTGCGCTTGGGAGCGCTCCCACGAACCATAGGCACCGCCCCCGGCGGCGTACAGAGACCCGTCAAGACCCACACCGTCATGAAAAGGCCACCCGGCGTGTACCCGCCGCCCGAACAGGGCATCCATGGTGACGTTACGCCCGAAGACGCCTGCGTGTTACGTGAAAGTTTCACCCATTCATCCGCGAAACGCGTGGCCAGGGCCCTACGGCGGGTCAACCGGACCCCGCGGACGGGACACCCCGGACCGCGACACCGGACACGGACCTGACGCGGACCTGACCTGGGCACGAGGGGACGGGGTCCGGCGGGTAGCATCCGTGAGTCACACATATCGCGAATGGGGATCGTCATGACCGTCAAAGTGACCGTCACCGGTGCTGCCGGCCAGATCGGTTACGCGCTGCTGTTCCGCGTCGCCTCGGGCCAGCTTCTCGGGGCCGACACCCCGGTGAAGCTCAGCCTCCTGGAGATCCCGCAGGCCGTGAAGGCGGCCGAGGGCACGGCGATGGAGCTCGACGACTGCGCGTTCCCGCTGCTGCGCGGCATCGAGATCTCCGACGACCCGGCCAAGGCCTTCGACGGCGCCAACGTCGCGCTGCTCGTCGGCGCCCGCCCCCGTACGAAGGGCATGGAGCGCGGCGACCTGCTCCAGGCCAACGGCGGGATCTTCGGCCCGCAGGGCAAGGCCATCAACGACAACGCCGCCGACGACATCCGCGTGCTCGTCGTGGGCAACCCGGCCAACACCAACGCGCTGATCGCGCGGTCCGCCGCTCCCGACGTGCCGGCCGAGCGGTTCACCGCGATGACCCGGCTCGACCACAACCGCGCGCTGTCGCAGCTCGCCGGCAAGCTGAGCGTGCCGGTGACCGAGATCAGCAAGATGACGAT is a window of Microbispora sp. NBC_01189 DNA encoding:
- the dapD gene encoding 2,3,4,5-tetrahydropyridine-2,6-dicarboxylate N-succinyltransferase, whose amino-acid sequence is MTAMDSTSGAYGIGLATIAADGTVLDTWFPFPALGEPPAVGTEPISHEDLGEGMAELVGPDPARGVEVVAVRTGIADLAAPPADAHDAYLRLHLLSHRLVRPRALNLDGIFGLLANVVWTSHGPCRVEGFEEVRLRLRARGPVTVYGVDKFPRMVDYVLPAGVRIADADRVRLGAHLASGTTVMHEGFVNYNAGTLGASMVEGRISAGVVVGDGSDVGGGASIMGTLSGGGKEVISIGERCLLGANSGIGISLGDDCVVEAGLYVTAGTKVALPDGQVVKARELSGKSGLLLRRNSTTGAVEAVARDSRGIELNAALHAND
- a CDS encoding malate dehydrogenase, yielding MTVKVTVTGAAGQIGYALLFRVASGQLLGADTPVKLSLLEIPQAVKAAEGTAMELDDCAFPLLRGIEISDDPAKAFDGANVALLVGARPRTKGMERGDLLQANGGIFGPQGKAINDNAADDIRVLVVGNPANTNALIARSAAPDVPAERFTAMTRLDHNRALSQLAGKLSVPVTEISKMTIWGNHSATQYPDLFHTEVGGKVAAELVEEEWLRDTFIPTVAKRGAAIIEARGASSAASAANAAIDHVHDWVNGTPEGDWTSAAVPSDGSYGVPEGLISSFPVVSRNGRWEIVQGLEIDAFSRERIDASVGELVEERDAVQALGLI
- a CDS encoding glycoside hydrolase family 6 protein, producing MSSTVRRGLVAAAVLAIGSTAAVATATSANAAVSCKVTYDASEWQGGMSANITIQNLGDALSNWTLTFTFPNSGQKVAQGWSANWSQSGSNVTATALDWNKSLATGASTNIGFNGTWTSSNPKPTDFKVNGVSCNGTPQSPSPSPSQSPSRTPSPSPSQSPSQSPSPSPSQSPSRTPSPSPSQSPSQSPSQSPPPAGTHVDNPYAGATGYVNPDWSRSASNEPGGSRIANTSTAVWLDQIAAISSGSAGNNSMGLRDHLDEAVRQDAANGSAPLTIQVVIYDLPNRDCSALSSNGELKIANNGLARYKSEYIDVIAGIMADSKYSNLRIVTIVEPDSLPNLITNVSAFQACQEAQSSGAYVQGVQYALNKLHAIRNVYTYVDAAHHAWLGWDSNFGPMVTLFQQVAAGTTAGVNSVDGFIVNTANFSATVEPYFTINSTVNGQSVRQSKWVDWNYYVDEQSFAVGLRNALVAKGFPNTLGMLIDTSRNGWGGSARPTKTSTSTNVDTFVNESRVDRRVHAGNWCNQSGAGMGERPKAAPASGLDAYVWIKPPGESDGSSSAINNNEGKGFDRMCDPTYTGNSLNGNNMSGALGGAPVSGHWFSAQFQQLMQNAYPPLS
- a CDS encoding glutamate-cysteine ligase family protein; translated protein: MTDVQGYARDCFRGVTSNRLGVELEFLVFDAMDPARPVPVARTEDALPPLPGGSKVTFEPGGQLELSAPPDVLPAAITKLTADVEAVRLALARAGLRLGNRGLDVLRPPVRQLTEPRYEAMDAFLGRPYGPAMMCSTASIQVNLDVGDDPRARWDRAHALGPVLVAAFANSPAGGWASGRQAVWSRLDPTRTAPVAQRLNGGGDLADDPGDDPADDWARYLLDARLMMVREGGACRPVLDGSAFRDFARAAGRPAGEADIAYHATTLFPPVRPRGWLEVRYLDAQGPAGWPVCVAVVHALVTDDQAAATALEAARPLAGRWTDAARLGLADSALRRCASVCFRAAAEALPRLGAGPRLVARVRAFASRHIESGRPPAADRMEEMFA